The segment CTTCATATTTTTTTTGATAGAATTGTCTCTGGTATTTTGAACATAAGGTAAATGCTAGTTCTCACACACAAaaattgtatttgtttctcaGTCATGCAGTTAATTCATAAAAATACACCGCAGTGATCCATGTTTAACAGCAGCGATCTTATGTCTGTTATTACACTAGGACTTCCTTTCATATTTTGCTCTTTAAAATGCTTCTTTTTTTCAGACTTGATGGAAGAGAGCGAGGTGAGTGAAGAACTGAGTGAAGAGGAGTATCATctcaaaccagaaaaaaaaactttgagtCACTCAAAGactaaaaagacatttttaaagaaaagaatAGCCAAAAAATCTGAGtgtactcagtgtggaaagagtttcacaaacAAAGGTaatcttgagtgtcacatgagagttcacactggagagaagccgttcacatgtgatcagtgcgggaagagttttgcacACCAAGGAAGCCTTAagcttcacatgagagttcacacaggagaggaACCGTTCCCGTGTGATCACTGTGGTAAGAGTTTCAGACAATCATCAAACCTTAAagtacacatgagaattcatacagGAGAGAAGCCGTTCGCATGTGATATATGTGAGAAGAGATTCGCTCACAAAAGTACTCTTGGGgatcacatgagaatccacaccgGAGTGAAGCCGTTCATGTGCGATCAGTGTGAAATGAGATTCTCAAGGAAAGATAGTCTTGAGAGTCACgtcagagttcacactggagagaaaccattcacttgtgatcaatgcAGAAAGAGCTTCAAGCAAAGAGCACATCTTAAAaaacacatgagagttcacacaggagaaaagCCACACACGTGTGATCAATGTGGCAAGAGTTTCCCATACAAAAACGGTCTTGCTcttcacatgagaatccacacaggagagaagccattcaagtgtgatcaatgtgggacAAGTTTCACATGCAAACATGGTCTTACTGTTCACATGAGGatacacacaggagagaaaccattcaagtgtgatcagtgtgggaagagtttcacacacaaaaacagtcttaCTGTTCACATGAGGatacacacaggagagaaaccattcaagtgtgatcagtgtgggaaaaCATTTAATAACTCATCAGGTCTGAAAAATCACCTGGCAGTTCATACGAAGGAGAAGCCACATTCCTGTTCTAAATGTGGAAAAACATTTTCACTGCTGAGCAGTTTACTTTTACATCAGAAAATTCATACTGGTGCGAGAGAGCACTTGTGCTTTGAGTGTGggaagacttttactacagcaaaacatttaagacttcacctgagagttcacactggagaaaaacctcacAAGTGTTCATTCTGTGACAAGACATTCAGTCAGTTAGGAAATATGAAAACACACGAGAAGATGCACAGCAGAGAGAAGCGTCATACCaggtgtgatcagtgcgggaagagtttctctTCTAAAAGTCGCCTGAATCTCCACATGAGGATCCATACAGTGGAGTAACCACATCTCTTTTGGCAAAGGTTTGTCCAGTTACCTTCTTTATTTGCACATATTTCTTTGACTTTTCCATAGAATAGTGGCCAATGAACTTGTGCCATGCAGGAAACAATTTCCCCTTTCACACAGAGCATTGATTCCAATAaagtgatatttagcccctggaatgcaaattttattaGGGTAACCAAGCCAAAAAAACACGTATTTAACGTCCCCGGGGGACCCCCACTTCGAAACAcctttgggctagttttgagtagcaattgggtgggttttgttgtgaaaacctggcaaccctgatcctGACTTGCCATCTACTCATTGGACCCACCTTTTGTTTTCGATCTGAATGACTTGGTTTTAAAGTTGTAGGATCTCAGCACAAATCAGACAATTCAAGTGGTTCGATTAGAAGACTTGAAAAACTTCTACAgacccaaattccacaagaggccatAAATTTGTCTAGTGATACCCTGGCACCAGCCACCCTGAAGTCTAATGAACTAGAAGCTTAGAacaacttgcaacattaacacacaaGGACACTTGTTGATAATCCCAAGAAAAGAGATTGTCAAACttggggcaagtaaccaagaATAATGGTCAAAATatgcacatcatgaacatcacatgaggaAAATCATTAGAAATTTTGGTTTGTGGGCTCCCTCACACAGGACGGAGactgagattccttccctaaCCTTTTGACCTTCCAGCTCAGAGAACGTACCATTACATTCCCAATACGACACAGAAAACTGCCTATTCATGCATGTATGCACCTAAAATGATGCTAAAAGGACTTAGGAGCAACTAATCATTTCTATGCA is part of the Garra rufa chromosome 1, GarRuf1.0, whole genome shotgun sequence genome and harbors:
- the LOC141320452 gene encoding uncharacterized protein; translated protein: MKCTEDTQEQTDLMEESEVSEELSEEEYHLKPEKKTLSHSKTKKTFLKKRIAKKSECTQCGKSFTNKGNLECHMRVHTGEKPFTCDQCGKSFAHQGSLKLHMRVHTGEEPFPCDHCGKSFRQSSNLKSHVRVHTGEKPFTCDQCRKSFKQRAHLKKHMRVHTGEKPHTCDQCGKSFPYKNGLALHMRIHTGEKPFKCDQCGTSFTCKHGLTVHMRIHTGEKPFKCDQCGKSFTHKNSLTVHMRIHTGEKPFKCDQCGKTFNNSSDLSQHMRIHTGVKPYSCQQCGKSFTRKGCLNRHLRFHTGEKPYSCKQCGKSFKQQGYIKMHMRVHTGEKPYSCKQCGKSFTRKGCINRHMRFHTGEKPFTCKQCGKSFSQRGGLESHMKMCNREKPYRSPQSEKRLNESGNFKVHQTIHITGSLFTCQQCGKCFTHKRYLNIHMRIHSGEKPYTCNQCGNSFSQKGSLNRHMKIHIEENPKRSP